A single region of the Planctomycetia bacterium genome encodes:
- a CDS encoding MMPL family transporter — translation MFRQLSETFDAHRRFTAFAVAATTLIAVYGLTRLEYDDLPRATFRSNDTDFARLEEAFHQFGADDVDCVFLVEADDIYTPNNVASLRRLIDEVNKIRGVESVQSLADIMTFPKRQGSKFLNTLLRPVPTKPYSLLPSLNEKGEMPTPEECLKARNSALAHPLAAQLMSEDGRATLVVARLNGGDLPIRKISPIITEMHAVISRLEHTSGLRIRLTGLAPIRSEIFESVQSESTKFICVGGLLAVAMATWMFRRVSAVFIVCISALLGAVWTIGAMGLVGEKMNIITTVLPTLVLVVGFTDAVHLMIDIRRERALGVPPREASRDALRHLGLACLLCSLTTAVGFGSLAVAQIEIIQKFGVICGLGAVFALVAVLATTPLLSGTKLGRYVQSSAEVDLPERLATALLPLVRWIVSHRRTTATVGILVTGLMSISMFMLTPSNQSTEALPTTRPSFQAIQELDRRFGGSTSAMILVDWDAPLTHDSGEVLRAIDDAQKFAETHPDVRNPISIVSLIRSLPDGRGTALENQAEQLRFVPDETVALYVRHELRRAIIRLRLQEVGSNEHLEIFDTLRTGLVALEAKHPGLHFHLTGTSVLASRNLNQMIADLAASLGSAAAIIFVVMTLGFGSFRLGLISIVPNLFPMVVTASVLVLTGRPLQMTSVIVFSICLGIAVDDTIHFINRFQRELRLDGNVDAAIIRSYRAVGSAMIMTSVVLIAGFGSLQISEMPTTRLFSGLSVLTIFAALIGDLIILPAMLSCFVPTPKLPLAPISEASLEVEAAASGAHR, via the coding sequence GTGTTTCGTCAGTTATCGGAAACGTTCGACGCCCATCGTCGGTTCACGGCATTCGCCGTCGCCGCGACGACCCTCATTGCCGTGTACGGGCTCACTCGGCTTGAGTACGACGATCTTCCGCGCGCTACGTTTCGCTCGAACGATACCGACTTTGCGCGGCTCGAAGAAGCGTTTCATCAGTTCGGTGCCGACGATGTCGATTGTGTGTTCCTCGTCGAAGCCGACGACATCTACACGCCGAACAACGTCGCTTCGCTACGGCGCTTGATCGACGAGGTCAACAAGATCCGCGGCGTCGAGAGCGTGCAGAGCTTGGCCGACATCATGACGTTTCCGAAGCGGCAAGGAAGCAAATTCCTCAACACGTTGCTGCGTCCCGTCCCGACGAAGCCCTATTCGCTGCTGCCGAGCCTGAACGAAAAAGGGGAGATGCCGACGCCGGAGGAATGCCTCAAGGCGCGCAACAGCGCTCTGGCTCATCCGCTCGCGGCGCAATTGATGTCGGAAGACGGCCGCGCTACGCTCGTCGTGGCGCGCTTGAACGGCGGCGATCTGCCGATCCGCAAGATCTCGCCCATCATCACCGAGATGCACGCCGTGATCTCGCGGTTGGAGCATACGAGCGGGCTGCGGATCCGATTGACCGGCCTCGCGCCGATCCGCTCCGAGATCTTCGAGTCGGTGCAAAGCGAGAGTACGAAGTTCATTTGCGTCGGCGGTTTGTTGGCGGTCGCGATGGCTACCTGGATGTTTCGTCGCGTCTCGGCCGTGTTCATCGTCTGCATCTCGGCGCTCTTAGGCGCGGTTTGGACGATCGGGGCGATGGGGCTCGTCGGCGAGAAGATGAACATCATCACCACGGTGCTGCCGACCCTCGTGCTCGTCGTCGGCTTCACCGACGCCGTGCATCTGATGATCGACATTCGCCGCGAACGGGCCCTCGGCGTTCCTCCGCGCGAGGCCTCGCGCGACGCGCTGCGGCATCTCGGCTTGGCTTGCTTGCTTTGCTCTTTGACGACGGCCGTGGGGTTCGGTTCGCTCGCCGTCGCACAGATCGAAATCATTCAGAAGTTCGGCGTTATTTGCGGGCTCGGGGCCGTCTTCGCGCTGGTCGCCGTGCTCGCGACCACGCCGCTCCTCTCCGGCACGAAGCTCGGGCGCTACGTCCAATCGTCGGCCGAAGTCGATCTTCCGGAACGACTGGCGACCGCGCTCTTGCCGCTCGTGCGCTGGATCGTCTCGCATCGTCGAACGACCGCCACGGTCGGGATTTTGGTGACGGGGCTCATGTCGATTTCGATGTTCATGCTCACGCCGAGTAACCAATCGACCGAAGCGTTGCCGACGACGCGGCCTTCGTTTCAAGCGATCCAAGAACTCGATCGGCGCTTCGGCGGATCGACCTCGGCGATGATTCTCGTCGATTGGGATGCGCCGCTCACGCACGACTCCGGCGAGGTTCTGCGAGCGATCGACGACGCGCAAAAATTCGCCGAGACGCATCCCGACGTTCGCAATCCGATTTCGATCGTGAGCCTGATTCGTTCCCTACCCGACGGCCGCGGCACGGCGCTGGAGAATCAAGCCGAACAGTTGCGCTTCGTGCCCGACGAGACGGTAGCGCTCTACGTGCGTCACGAGCTGCGCCGCGCGATCATTCGGCTGCGCCTACAAGAAGTCGGCAGCAACGAACATCTCGAAATTTTCGACACGCTGCGAACCGGCCTCGTCGCACTGGAAGCCAAGCATCCCGGCCTACACTTTCATCTCACCGGTACGTCGGTCCTCGCTTCGCGCAATCTGAACCAGATGATTGCCGACCTCGCTGCCAGCCTCGGGTCGGCCGCGGCGATCATCTTCGTCGTGATGACGCTCGGCTTCGGCAGCTTCCGGCTCGGGCTCATCAGCATCGTGCCGAATCTGTTTCCGATGGTCGTCACGGCGTCGGTGCTCGTGCTTACCGGTCGCCCGTTGCAGATGACGAGCGTGATCGTGTTCAGTATTTGCCTCGGCATCGCCGTCGACGACACGATCCATTTCATCAACCGCTTCCAACGCGAGCTCCGGCTCGACGGCAACGTCGACGCCGCGATCATTCGGAGCTATCGGGCCGTCGGGTCGGCGATGATCATGACCTCGGTCGTGCTAATCGCCGGCTTCGGCAGTTTGCAGATCAGCGAAATGCCGACGACGCGCCTCTTCTCGGGCCTTTCGGTGCTCACGATCTTCGCTGCTCTGATCGGCGACCTGATCATTCTGCCGGCGATGCTCAGTTGCTTCGTGCCGACGCCGAAGCTGCCGCTCGCGCCGATCAGCGAAGCTTCGCTCGAGGTCGAAGCGGCGGCCTCCGGCGCGCACCGCTAA
- a CDS encoding PhoPQ-activated pathogenicity-related family protein codes for MRTSVSVGRIVAIVGSMVVAQVVVGQPVWADPPMVAVAPAAPAVDTTLADYVRQPDDHYRWSVRRRGSQGTGRFAELILSSQRWHGDLWRHQLFVYRPKQVLDPTRAILVIGGGSWSDELAKPAAGDEKLSGEFLLLTNVADRLGIVVALVKQVPHQPIFDELYEDGAISYTFRQFITTGDATWPLLLPMVKSATRAMDAVGEFTAQEWPAEAGPAQAASAKPMKFTLTGASKRGWTTWLTAAVDPRVEALAPMVIDMLDLSRHLKLQVDSWGGYSEQLVDYTQLGIQLLVDTPLGKKLLEIVDPYRYLSRIPQPKLVLLGTNDRYWPLEALNLYWDALPGDKYVCYVPNNGHGLNDLARVVGGIGALQRHAAGRLKLPKLGWDYTPTAEALELAIRSDRRPEEVVVWQATSLTRDFRDSVWTKHPTTEKEGTYRYRLPTPTRGCTAIFGEARYADEVLPYYFSTQVRVIGSPAKPKAK; via the coding sequence ATGAGGACCTCGGTTTCGGTTGGGCGGATCGTCGCAATCGTAGGGAGCATGGTCGTGGCGCAGGTCGTAGTCGGACAACCCGTTTGGGCGGACCCGCCGATGGTCGCCGTCGCGCCGGCCGCCCCGGCCGTCGATACCACGCTGGCCGATTACGTGCGCCAACCCGACGACCACTATCGCTGGAGCGTGCGCCGCCGCGGCAGCCAAGGTACGGGCCGTTTCGCCGAACTGATTCTGAGCTCGCAACGGTGGCACGGCGATCTGTGGCGTCATCAACTCTTCGTCTACCGACCAAAACAAGTTCTCGACCCGACGCGCGCCATTCTCGTCATCGGCGGAGGAAGCTGGAGCGACGAGCTCGCGAAGCCCGCCGCCGGCGATGAAAAACTCTCCGGCGAATTTCTCCTGCTGACGAATGTGGCCGATCGGCTCGGCATCGTCGTCGCGCTAGTGAAGCAGGTCCCGCATCAACCGATCTTCGACGAGCTTTATGAAGACGGCGCAATCTCGTACACGTTTCGTCAATTCATCACAACCGGCGACGCGACCTGGCCCCTGTTGTTGCCGATGGTGAAAAGCGCGACGCGGGCGATGGACGCCGTCGGCGAGTTCACTGCGCAAGAGTGGCCGGCAGAAGCCGGGCCGGCTCAGGCGGCTTCTGCGAAACCGATGAAGTTTACGCTCACCGGTGCCTCGAAGCGCGGTTGGACGACCTGGCTCACGGCGGCCGTCGATCCGCGCGTCGAAGCCCTTGCGCCGATGGTGATCGACATGCTCGACTTGAGCCGGCATTTGAAGTTACAAGTCGACTCTTGGGGAGGCTATTCCGAACAGCTCGTCGACTACACGCAACTCGGCATCCAGCTCCTCGTCGATACGCCGCTGGGCAAGAAGCTCTTGGAGATCGTCGATCCTTATCGGTATCTCTCGCGCATTCCGCAGCCGAAGCTCGTGCTGCTCGGCACGAACGATCGCTATTGGCCCCTCGAAGCGCTCAACCTGTATTGGGACGCGCTCCCAGGAGACAAGTACGTTTGCTACGTCCCGAACAACGGCCACGGACTCAACGACTTGGCCCGCGTCGTCGGCGGCATCGGGGCTTTGCAGCGCCATGCCGCAGGCCGGCTCAAACTGCCGAAGCTCGGTTGGGATTACACACCCACTGCCGAAGCGCTGGAGCTTGCGATTCGGAGCGATCGTCGGCCGGAGGAAGTCGTCGTGTGGCAAGCCACGAGCCTCACGCGCGACTTCCGCGACAGCGTGTGGACGAAACATCCGACCACCGAAAAAGAGGGGACGTATCGCTACCGTCTGCCAACGCCCACACGCGGCTGCACGGCGATCTTCGGCGAGGCTCGCTACGCCGATGAAGTGCTGCCGTACTACTTCTCCACGCAAGTCCGCGTCATCGGGTCGCCGGCAAAGCCGAAAGCGAAGTAA
- a CDS encoding PmoA family protein: protein MALTLRRALVIVGLCFFPYGEVASAADTLALTETPHQHVDLTQAGRLAARFMIAHDISSPERRAETYKPYLHVFALTDGTRLTKGPGGSFPHHRGIFVGYNKIEVDGKKFDRWHMTGGDQIVRKVAVSSNTDKPELKAEIEWEAAAGTPLLTEERTFTFTTLTKPFYLGIEMTSALRPVAGEATLDGDPEHAGAQFRPSEKIDGKQTVYLFPGDGIDAKKDRDLAWAAEVFTVEGKTFTVAILNHPDNPRDTRFSAYRDYGRFGAFPKATATAEKPLKLRYKWVVAEGDVRDAAAFQTEWNTFAGKNDPTPKLTIRPADQPAPKKPEEPKKPEPKKESAK from the coding sequence ATGGCTCTTACGCTTCGCCGCGCGCTCGTTATCGTCGGGCTCTGTTTCTTTCCGTACGGTGAAGTCGCTTCGGCGGCCGACACGCTCGCCCTTACCGAAACGCCGCACCAGCACGTCGATCTCACGCAAGCCGGCCGGCTCGCGGCGCGGTTCATGATCGCACACGATATTTCGTCTCCCGAGCGCCGCGCGGAGACGTATAAGCCGTATCTCCATGTCTTCGCACTGACCGATGGCACGCGGCTGACGAAAGGGCCCGGCGGTTCGTTTCCGCACCATCGCGGAATCTTCGTCGGCTACAACAAGATCGAAGTCGACGGAAAGAAGTTCGATCGCTGGCACATGACCGGCGGCGATCAGATCGTGCGCAAAGTCGCCGTGTCGAGCAACACGGACAAGCCCGAGCTCAAGGCCGAGATCGAATGGGAAGCGGCAGCCGGAACGCCGCTGTTGACGGAAGAGCGCACGTTCACGTTTACCACGCTGACGAAGCCGTTTTATCTCGGCATCGAAATGACCAGCGCGCTCCGGCCGGTTGCCGGCGAAGCGACGCTCGACGGTGATCCCGAACATGCGGGAGCGCAGTTCCGCCCATCGGAAAAGATCGATGGCAAGCAAACGGTTTATCTCTTTCCGGGCGACGGGATCGACGCGAAGAAGGATCGCGATCTCGCTTGGGCTGCCGAGGTGTTTACGGTCGAAGGGAAGACGTTCACCGTCGCGATCTTGAACCATCCCGACAATCCGCGCGACACCCGATTCTCGGCCTATCGCGACTACGGCCGCTTCGGCGCGTTCCCGAAAGCAACCGCTACGGCCGAGAAGCCGTTGAAGCTCCGCTACAAATGGGTCGTCGCCGAGGGAGATGTGCGCGACGCCGCGGCGTTTCAAACGGAATGGAACACCTTCGCCGGCAAGAACGACCCGACGCCGAAACTAACGATCCGCCCAGCCGATCAACCGGCCCCGAAGAAACCGGAAGAGCCGAAGAAGCCAGAGCCGAAAAAGGAGTCCGCCAAGTAA
- a CDS encoding OmpA family protein codes for MAGGGGGAWKVAYADFVTAMMAFFLVMWIVAQNKPVKEAIAGYFRDPTGSGLMTGGQGFMEGGAARSKSGSDSKKNGGGRVPSLAMIQSGAGTTVGASVLFGEQSVDLDEPARDRLKDILPLMIGRQTKIEIRAHVVRSSQAAGGEKNETWKTCYDRCLAVMNFLEQKGIDRERFRLSQAGPYEPQATTKDPQWRKRNSRVEVIMLNEYVDDYDKNREQTTTVANKKQQLVREPVAHEPEPKAKPAVDHSGH; via the coding sequence ATGGCAGGCGGCGGCGGTGGAGCTTGGAAAGTGGCGTATGCCGACTTCGTGACGGCGATGATGGCGTTTTTTCTCGTCATGTGGATCGTCGCGCAGAACAAGCCGGTGAAAGAAGCGATCGCCGGCTACTTCCGCGACCCGACCGGCTCCGGCCTAATGACCGGCGGCCAAGGGTTCATGGAAGGGGGCGCAGCGCGCTCGAAATCGGGGAGCGACTCGAAGAAGAACGGCGGCGGGCGCGTTCCTTCACTCGCGATGATTCAAAGCGGCGCCGGAACTACCGTCGGCGCATCGGTGTTGTTCGGCGAGCAGAGCGTCGACCTCGACGAGCCGGCTCGCGACCGACTGAAAGACATCTTGCCGCTGATGATCGGCCGGCAAACGAAGATCGAAATTCGTGCGCACGTGGTCCGAAGTTCTCAAGCCGCCGGCGGCGAAAAGAACGAGACCTGGAAAACCTGCTACGACCGTTGTTTGGCGGTGATGAATTTCCTGGAACAAAAGGGAATCGATCGGGAACGCTTTCGCTTGAGCCAGGCCGGTCCTTACGAACCGCAAGCGACGACGAAAGACCCTCAGTGGCGGAAGCGCAACTCGCGCGTCGAAGTCATCATGCTCAATGAGTATGTCGATGACTACGACAAAAACCGGGAGCAAACCACGACAGTCGCGAACAAGAAGCAGCAACTGGTGCGCGAGCCCGTGGCACACGAGCCCGAGCCGAAAGCGAAGCCGGCCGTCGACCATTCGGGCCACTAG
- the motA gene encoding flagellar motor stator protein MotA, giving the protein MIVIGGCIIVIGCVLAGFVLSGGHIHALIHPAEILTIGGAAGGAMVIMSSKKILIDLFKGVLHSLKGSPYDKAAYGELFKMMFDLMQIARREGLLALESHLADPHHSTIFNKYPKIAANHHVMEFICGALIPVVEGTAKPDQLPALMDAEMRCLEDEHHAPIMVLSKTTDALPGFGIVAAVLGIVITMGAIDGPVEEIGHKVGAALVGTFLGILASYGFFGPMVGRMEMLGHEEMAYFRTIASIITGFVNDLNPKVAIDMARRGVATDRRPNREELDALFKEASAA; this is encoded by the coding sequence ATGATCGTCATCGGTGGTTGCATCATCGTCATCGGCTGCGTGTTGGCGGGCTTCGTCCTCTCGGGCGGGCACATCCACGCGCTGATTCATCCGGCGGAAATCTTGACGATCGGCGGAGCCGCCGGCGGTGCGATGGTCATCATGTCGTCGAAAAAGATCCTTATCGATCTGTTCAAAGGGGTGCTCCACTCCTTGAAAGGCTCTCCTTACGACAAAGCGGCGTATGGGGAACTGTTTAAGATGATGTTCGACCTGATGCAGATCGCACGCCGCGAAGGGTTGCTCGCGCTCGAGTCGCATCTCGCGGACCCGCACCACAGCACGATCTTCAATAAGTATCCCAAGATCGCGGCCAATCATCATGTGATGGAGTTTATCTGCGGAGCGTTGATTCCCGTCGTCGAAGGAACGGCCAAGCCCGATCAGTTGCCGGCTTTGATGGACGCCGAAATGCGTTGCCTTGAAGACGAGCATCACGCTCCGATCATGGTGCTCTCGAAAACGACGGACGCCTTGCCGGGCTTCGGCATCGTCGCGGCGGTGTTGGGTATCGTCATCACGATGGGTGCGATCGACGGCCCGGTCGAAGAGATCGGTCATAAAGTCGGTGCGGCTCTCGTCGGAACCTTCTTGGGAATTTTGGCCTCGTACGGCTTCTTCGGCCCGATGGTCGGACGAATGGAAATGCTCGGGCACGAAGAGATGGCCTACTTCCGCACGATCGCTTCGATCATCACGGGCTTCGTCAACGATCTCAACCCGAAGGTCGCGATCGACATGGCGCGCCGCGGCGTGGCGACCGATCGTCGGCCGAACCGCGAAGAGCTCGATGCGTTGTTCAAAGAAGCCTCGGCCGCGTAA
- a CDS encoding ROK family protein, translating to MKTVPSRVLPSLLRQLNERSVLTALQSRGPLSRADICRHTGISGPTVTRVVAALIEAKLVEEEEPQQRVVGRPGKIVRLARHGVSVLGLVVGKSHCELVASGLDGRIDEAEDVRTFATPKRYADLVSTAVRHARDLMSKRKGNVLGMGISVPGLLNRREGLSIVSPNLHQLDGRNLGQDIGDRMQIDCVVLQECHALCWAEQVYGEARDTPDFAMLDISEGLGLGVMQGGRILQGRSGLAGELGHVTVRLDGKPCGCGNRGCLETVATDSALCGAVGERLGRTIEIEEIVAGVQSGAIECERELGEVLDYLSVAVAAVINIFNPSKLFIYGRLLDARAELFEQLLERVRRRTLGPSLADCEVVRARGNKRLGVVAAAGHVATHGRDTAAG from the coding sequence ATGAAGACCGTCCCCTCGCGCGTCTTGCCGTCGCTCTTGCGACAGTTGAACGAACGAAGCGTGCTCACTGCGCTGCAATCGCGGGGCCCCCTCTCGCGGGCCGATATCTGTCGCCACACCGGTATCAGCGGCCCGACGGTCACGCGCGTCGTGGCTGCGTTGATCGAAGCGAAGCTCGTGGAAGAAGAAGAGCCGCAACAGCGCGTCGTCGGCCGGCCTGGGAAGATCGTGCGCCTGGCGCGTCATGGAGTGAGCGTGTTGGGCTTGGTCGTCGGTAAGTCGCATTGCGAGTTGGTCGCCTCGGGGCTCGATGGCCGCATCGACGAAGCGGAAGATGTGCGGACGTTTGCTACGCCGAAGCGCTATGCCGATCTCGTCAGCACTGCGGTGCGCCATGCGCGCGACTTGATGAGCAAGCGCAAAGGGAACGTGCTCGGCATGGGGATCAGCGTGCCGGGTTTGTTGAATCGTCGCGAAGGGCTTTCGATCGTCTCGCCGAATTTGCACCAGCTCGACGGTCGCAACCTCGGCCAAGACATAGGCGATCGGATGCAAATCGATTGCGTCGTGCTGCAAGAGTGCCATGCGCTTTGTTGGGCCGAGCAAGTCTACGGCGAAGCTCGCGACACGCCCGACTTCGCGATGCTCGACATCAGCGAAGGGCTCGGTCTGGGCGTGATGCAAGGAGGCCGGATCTTGCAAGGTCGCAGCGGTTTGGCCGGCGAGCTCGGACATGTCACCGTGCGACTCGACGGCAAGCCTTGCGGCTGCGGCAACCGAGGCTGCTTGGAAACCGTAGCGACCGACTCCGCACTCTGCGGCGCGGTCGGTGAGCGACTCGGGCGCACGATCGAGATCGAAGAGATCGTCGCCGGCGTGCAGTCGGGAGCGATCGAGTGTGAGCGCGAGCTCGGCGAAGTGCTCGACTATCTTTCCGTCGCCGTAGCGGCGGTGATCAACATCTTCAACCCCAGCAAGCTCTTCATTTACGGGCGCCTGCTCGACGCTCGGGCCGAGCTCTTCGAGCAGCTTCTCGAGCGAGTTCGCCGGCGCACGCTTGGCCCGAGCCTAGCCGATTGCGAAGTCGTACGCGCCCGCGGGAACAAACGGCTCGGCGTCGTCGCAGCCGCCGGCCATGTCGCGACCCACGGCCGCGACACTGCGGCCGGTTAG